In Balearica regulorum gibbericeps isolate bBalReg1 chromosome 14, bBalReg1.pri, whole genome shotgun sequence, one genomic interval encodes:
- the LOC104643378 gene encoding START domain-containing protein 10, translated as MSRGGEMVYIPDDSDFSSFRDQCESLEGWHCRYNKAGVTVWSQGQEESCAVQKIKTRISCKDVPAETLYDVLHDTRYRKKWDSNMIETYDIGRLTVNADVGYYSWKCPSPLKNRDFVTLRSWLPLGNDYMIINYSVKHPKYPPRKDFVRAVSLQTGYLIKANGASACVLYYLTQVDPRGSLPKWVVNRVSQFVAPKAMKKIYKAGLKYPEWKCKHDPGYKPWVYPEQNTLPSVSLAELSVQHADSLESIDETGLPEDHLSTSDHEA; from the exons ATGTCCAGAGGAGGGGAGATGGTTTATATCCCAGATGACTCCGACTTCAGCTCCTTCAGGGATCAGTGCGAGAGCCTGGAGGGCTGGCACTGTCGGTATAACAAGGCTGGCGTGACCGTGTGGAGTCAGGGCCAGGAGGAAAGCTGCGCCGTGCAGAAAATCAAG ACTCGCATCTCCTGCAAGGATGTCCCTGCCGAGACGCTCTATGACGTACTGCACGACACCCGCTACCGCAAGAAATGGGATTCGAACATGATTGAGACCTATGACATCGGGCGCCTGACTGTAAACGCTGATGTGGGATACTACTCCT GGAAATGCCCGAGCCCCCTGAAGAACCGAGATTTTGTCACCCTGCGCTCCTGGCTGCCCCTGGGCAACGACTACATGATCATCAACTATAGCGTCAAGCACCCG AAATACCCACCCCGGAAGGATTTTGTGAGGGCCGTGTCCCTGCAGACAGGCTACCTGATCAAGGCGAATGGTGCCAGTGCCTGCGTCCTCTATTATCTCACCCAGGTGGACCCCCGTG GCTCTCTGCCAAAGTGGGTGGTGAACCGCGTCTCCCAGTTTGTGGCACCGAAG GCGATGAAGAAGATCTACAAGGCTGGACTGAAGTACCCAGAGTGGAAATGCAAGCACGACCCAGGCTACAAGCCCTGGGTGTACCCGGAGCAGAACACACTGCCCAGCGTCAGCCTGGCCGAGCTCTCGGTGCAGCACGCCGACTCACTGGAGAGCATCGATGAGACGGGGCTGCCCGAGGACCACCTGAGCACCAGTGACCACGAAGCCTGA